A DNA window from Microcystis aeruginosa NIES-843 contains the following coding sequences:
- a CDS encoding DUF4347 domain-containing protein translates to MTSTLLPSFPAVDDVLFNFAQSDGLSQANRVDSARNQRLTATVVFLDAGVSDYQSLQAGVIPGVATVILSPNQDGIEQISAFLPQNPQITTTNSIIKSVRYAIALHSLRVSKQLK, encoded by the coding sequence ATGACTTCTACCCTGTTGCCGAGCTTTCCTGCTGTTGACGATGTTTTGTTCAATTTTGCTCAATCTGATGGCTTGAGTCAAGCTAATCGGGTGGATAGTGCGAGAAATCAGCGTTTAACCGCTACCGTAGTTTTCCTCGATGCTGGTGTTAGCGATTATCAAAGTCTCCAAGCTGGGGTAATCCCTGGAGTCGCCACGGTTATTCTCTCTCCCAATCAAGACGGAATCGAACAAATATCCGCTTTTTTACCACAAAATCCCCAGATTACCACCACCAACTCTATTATTAAATCGGTGCGTTACGCTATCGCGCTTCACAGCCTACGAGTAAGCAAACAACTCAAATGA
- a CDS encoding Rpn family recombination-promoting nuclease/putative transposase: MNPTTANYDEPWKEALSEYFEAFLCFFFPEVHQLIDWTKIPESLEKELKRITASAKTKKRFADKLYKVWLLRGEEVWILIHIEIQSQYEENFPQRMYIYNYRAFDLYQKPVISLAILGDERVNWRPDSYNYTIAGCEVSLKFPTVKLLDYEERWTELETSSNPFAIIVMAHLKTKATTGKLPQREQWKWRLIRGLYEKEFEREQIIKLFEIIDNMMTLSPELQSSLESKIKQFEEERTMPLMSNMELRGIERGKEIGKEIGELRGIERGKEIGKEIGALENARDFVKTVLQARLGEVPLDVEQYLNKVSVLSTLQEIVKLAATANSLAEFKQSLAKINI; this comes from the coding sequence ATGAACCCAACAACAGCCAATTATGATGAACCCTGGAAAGAAGCATTAAGCGAGTATTTTGAAGCGTTTTTATGCTTCTTTTTTCCTGAAGTTCACCAACTAATTGATTGGACAAAAATTCCCGAATCCCTGGAAAAAGAACTCAAACGGATTACCGCTTCAGCTAAGACAAAAAAACGTTTCGCTGACAAACTTTATAAAGTCTGGTTACTCAGGGGTGAAGAAGTCTGGATTTTGATTCATATTGAAATTCAAAGTCAATACGAAGAAAATTTCCCTCAGAGGATGTATATTTATAACTATCGGGCCTTTGATTTGTATCAGAAACCAGTTATCAGTCTGGCAATTTTAGGAGATGAACGAGTAAATTGGCGACCAGATTCCTATAATTATACTATCGCTGGTTGTGAAGTGAGTTTGAAATTCCCAACGGTTAAATTACTGGACTATGAGGAAAGATGGACAGAACTAGAAACAAGTAGCAATCCCTTTGCTATAATAGTGATGGCACACCTGAAAACAAAAGCGACTACTGGGAAGCTGCCACAACGGGAACAGTGGAAGTGGAGGTTAATCAGGGGATTGTATGAAAAGGAGTTCGAGAGAGAACAGATAATTAAACTGTTTGAAATCATCGACAATATGATGACTTTATCCCCTGAATTGCAGTCAAGTTTAGAGAGTAAAATCAAACAATTTGAGGAGGAAAGAACCATGCCTTTAATGAGTAATATGGAGTTACGAGGAATCGAACGCGGTAAGGAAATTGGTAAGGAAATTGGGGAGTTACGAGGAATAGAACGCGGTAAGGAAATTGGTAAGGAAATTGGAGCGTTAGAAAATGCTCGTGATTTTGTCAAAACAGTTTTGCAAGCTCGCTTAGGTGAAGTTCCTTTAGATGTGGAACAATACCTGAATAAAGTTTCGGTACTATCTACATTACAAGAGATTGTTAAATTAGCAGCTACCGCTAATTCTCTCGCAGAATTTAAGCAGTCTTTGGCTAAAATCAATATCTAG
- a CDS encoding DUF4347 domain-containing protein, which produces MSSPLLPILPAVDDILFDFAESDGLSQANRVDSARNQRLTATVVFLDAGVSDYQSLQAGVIPEVATVILSPNQDGIEQISAFLPQNPQITTIHLYY; this is translated from the coding sequence ATGAGTTCTCCCCTGTTGCCGATTCTTCCTGCTGTTGACGATATTTTATTCGATTTCGCTGAATCTGATGGCTTGAGTCAAGCTAATCGGGTGGATAGTGCGAGAAATCAGCGTTTAACCGCTACCGTAGTTTTCCTCGATGCTGGTGTTAGCGATTATCAAAGTCTCCAAGCTGGAGTAATTCCAGAAGTCGCCACCGTTATTCTCTCTCCCAATCAAGACGGAATCGAACAAATATCCGCTTTTTTACCACAAAATCCCCAGATTACCACCATTCACCTCTATTATTAA
- a CDS encoding DUF3368 domain-containing protein, which produces MIIISDTSPLSSLALVGYLSILKDIYTNVIIPQAVANELANLTEEDIRIKATLSLEWIQVQQATNLELVACLRNEYNLDLGEAEAIALAWELKADELLIYERLGRREAVRLGLSITGILGVLLIAKNRGLVSKVKPIMESLISQANFRISHQLYEEVLQTANELD; this is translated from the coding sequence ATGATCATTATTAGCGATACTTCTCCTCTCAGCAGTCTTGCTCTTGTTGGTTATCTGTCAATCTTAAAAGATATTTATACTAATGTTATTATTCCCCAAGCAGTTGCCAATGAATTGGCCAATTTAACTGAGGAAGATATCCGCATTAAAGCGACGCTTTCTCTGGAATGGATACAGGTTCAACAAGCCACTAATTTAGAACTTGTGGCTTGTTTGAGGAATGAATATAATTTAGATCTTGGCGAAGCAGAAGCAATCGCTCTTGCTTGGGAATTAAAGGCGGATGAATTGTTAATTTATGAACGTCTTGGACGGAGGGAGGCTGTGCGTTTGGGGCTGTCAATTACGGGTATTCTAGGAGTTCTTTTAATTGCTAAAAATAGAGGATTAGTTTCTAAGGTTAAACCGATAATGGAGTCTCTAATTAGCCAAGCAAATTTTCGCATCAGTCATCAACTTTATGAGGAGGTTTTGCAAACTGCAAATGAATTAGATTAA
- a CDS encoding UPF0175 family protein, whose amino-acid sequence MSLVISQEVIKASGLSEDELLKEIVIMLFQQDKISLGKASELLGINQIKFQRLLSERGICIHYDVAEFQEDIKHLKNKGWL is encoded by the coding sequence ATGAGTCTAGTTATTTCCCAAGAAGTGATTAAAGCAAGTGGTTTATCAGAGGATGAACTGTTAAAAGAGATTGTTATTATGTTATTTCAACAAGATAAGATTAGCTTGGGAAAAGCAAGTGAGTTATTAGGTATTAATCAAATCAAGTTTCAACGGCTGCTTTCTGAAAGAGGAATTTGTATTCATTATGATGTTGCTGAGTTTCAGGAAGATATTAAGCATTTAAAAAACAAAGGTTGGCTATGA
- a CDS encoding DUF4351 domain-containing protein: protein MTNNIDHDRLFKELISIFFVEFIELFFPQLINYLDRDSITFLDKEVFTDVTEGERYESDLVAQVKFRGKESFFLIHVEAQESSRKWFNRRMFTYFARFHEKFVLPIYPIVIFSYSRPKRAAISQYVVDFPDFKVLEFNYQVVQLNRLNWRDFLNQPNPVASALMAKMNIAEKERAKVKAECLRLLITLRLDAARMQLISGFIDTYLNLNPVEEIQFQQEISTFSQPVQEGVMQITTSWMRQGIEQGIEREKTLILRQLKRKLGEINPSLETKIMQLSIDDVEVLGEALFDFSTVEDLINWLNTLTA from the coding sequence ATGACTAATAATATTGACCATGATCGCTTATTTAAGGAGTTAATCTCCATCTTTTTTGTCGAATTTATCGAGTTGTTTTTCCCTCAATTGATCAATTATTTAGATAGGGACTCGATTACTTTTTTAGACAAAGAAGTATTTACAGATGTCACGGAAGGAGAAAGGTATGAAAGTGATTTAGTCGCACAGGTTAAGTTTCGAGGAAAAGAATCTTTCTTTCTGATTCATGTAGAGGCGCAGGAAAGTTCCCGAAAGTGGTTTAACCGGCGAATGTTTACTTATTTTGCTCGCTTTCATGAGAAATTTGTCTTACCGATTTATCCGATTGTAATTTTTTCTTATTCAAGGCCAAAAAGAGCAGCGATTAGTCAATATGTGGTCGATTTTCCCGATTTTAAGGTCTTAGAATTTAACTATCAAGTAGTGCAGTTAAATCGATTAAATTGGCGAGATTTTCTCAATCAGCCGAATCCGGTTGCTTCAGCTTTGATGGCGAAGATGAACATTGCCGAGAAAGAGCGAGCAAAAGTTAAGGCCGAATGTCTGCGCTTGTTAATTACTTTAAGGTTAGATGCGGCGAGAATGCAATTAATTTCTGGATTTATTGATACTTATCTCAATCTAAATCCGGTCGAAGAGATACAATTTCAACAAGAGATTAGCACATTTAGTCAACCCGTACAGGAGGGAGTTATGCAAATTACCACCAGTTGGATGCGTCAAGGTATCGAACAAGGTATTGAACGCGAAAAGACATTGATTCTTCGTCAACTTAAACGCAAGTTAGGGGAGATTAATCCTTCATTAGAAACTAAAATTATGCAGTTAAGTATTGATGATGTCGAAGTATTAGGAGAAGCTTTATTCGATTTCTCTACGGTTGAAGATTTAATCAATTGGTTAAATACTTTAACTGCCTAG
- the hoxE gene encoding bidirectional hydrogenase complex protein HoxE: MQTANPRQTEKKEHPSGDKRFKVLDITMKRAGYNQSALIEVLHKAQEAFGFLEEDVLLYVARALKLPLSRVYGVATFYHLFSLKPAGKHTCIICMGTACYVKGSGKILEDIENAFDVKVGETTADGEISLVSARCIGACGIAPAVVFDGVVAPKQDSETVLAKLQSFSQ, translated from the coding sequence ATGCAAACTGCCAATCCTCGTCAAACGGAGAAAAAAGAGCATCCCAGTGGCGATAAACGCTTCAAAGTCCTCGACATCACCATGAAGCGGGCAGGATATAATCAATCAGCCCTGATTGAAGTCCTGCACAAAGCTCAAGAAGCCTTTGGATTCCTAGAAGAAGATGTTCTCCTCTACGTTGCCCGGGCGCTAAAACTGCCCCTCAGTCGCGTCTATGGGGTAGCAACCTTCTACCATCTCTTTTCCCTGAAACCGGCGGGAAAACACACCTGTATCATCTGTATGGGGACTGCTTGTTATGTCAAAGGCAGCGGCAAAATCCTCGAAGACATCGAAAACGCCTTTGATGTCAAAGTGGGAGAAACCACCGCCGATGGAGAAATTTCCCTAGTGTCGGCCCGTTGTATCGGGGCCTGTGGGATTGCGCCGGCCGTGGTCTTCGATGGAGTCGTGGCCCCTAAACAAGATTCGGAAACTGTCTTAGCGAAACTACAGAGTTTCTCCCAGTAA
- the nuoF gene encoding NADH-quinone oxidoreductase subunit NuoF translates to MDLQELLAVAEKEKTRQKSIRVHCCTSTGCQAANSLQIKKNLATAVQEADLEDTVEVVGVGCMGFCGRGPLVEVDPQDLLYEEVTPESAASIIAALNGGKTEVQLGDSKHPFFSHQVKIVRENSGKIDPDRIEEYIAVGGYQSLYKALYEMTPAQVVEEITQSGLRGRGGAGYPTGLKWATVAKQPGKQKYVICNADEGDPGAFMDRSVLESDPHLVLEGMAIAAYAVGADHGYIYVRAEYPLAIDRLQKAINQAKKFGLMGSQVFESTFDFKVDIRIGAGAFVCGEETALIHSIEGGRGTPRTRPPYPAQSGLDGCPTLINNVESYANIAAIIREGAAWYANIGTASSKGTKIFALTGKIRNNGLIEVPMGITLREIVEEMGGGVPDGQVKAVQTGGPSGGCIPANLLDTPVDYESLAKLGSMMGSGGMVVMDDTTSMVEVAKFYMEFCREESCGKCIPCRTGTVQMFELLAKIIARKADIHDLENLEHLCQMVKETSLCGLGQSAPNPILSTLKYFKEEYLALLQEIKHPVSV, encoded by the coding sequence ATGGACTTACAAGAATTATTGGCAGTGGCCGAGAAAGAAAAAACTAGACAAAAAAGCATCCGGGTGCATTGTTGCACTTCCACCGGTTGCCAAGCTGCTAACTCCCTCCAAATCAAAAAAAACCTCGCCACTGCCGTCCAAGAGGCAGACCTAGAGGATACAGTCGAAGTGGTCGGGGTCGGTTGTATGGGTTTTTGTGGTCGCGGTCCGTTGGTGGAAGTGGATCCCCAGGATCTCTTATACGAAGAAGTCACCCCGGAAAGTGCGGCCAGCATTATTGCAGCCTTAAACGGCGGCAAAACCGAGGTGCAATTAGGGGACTCAAAACATCCCTTTTTCTCCCATCAAGTCAAAATTGTCCGGGAAAATAGCGGTAAAATCGATCCCGATCGCATTGAGGAATATATCGCCGTCGGGGGTTATCAATCTCTCTACAAGGCCCTCTACGAGATGACTCCGGCCCAGGTGGTGGAGGAAATCACCCAAAGCGGTTTGCGCGGCCGGGGCGGTGCGGGTTATCCCACCGGTTTAAAATGGGCGACGGTGGCTAAACAACCGGGTAAACAAAAATACGTTATCTGTAATGCCGATGAAGGGGATCCCGGGGCGTTTATGGACCGTAGTGTTTTGGAAAGTGACCCCCATTTAGTCCTGGAAGGAATGGCGATCGCTGCCTATGCTGTGGGGGCCGATCATGGTTATATCTATGTTAGAGCCGAATATCCTCTGGCGATTGATCGTCTGCAAAAAGCGATTAATCAGGCCAAAAAATTCGGTTTAATGGGTTCCCAAGTATTCGAGTCCACTTTCGATTTTAAGGTGGATATCCGCATCGGGGCGGGAGCTTTTGTCTGTGGAGAGGAAACCGCTCTCATCCATTCCATCGAAGGCGGCCGCGGCACTCCCCGCACCCGTCCCCCCTATCCGGCCCAATCGGGCCTCGATGGTTGTCCCACCCTGATTAATAACGTCGAGTCCTACGCTAATATCGCCGCTATTATCCGCGAGGGAGCCGCTTGGTACGCCAATATCGGTACTGCCAGCAGTAAAGGCACAAAAATCTTCGCTTTAACGGGAAAAATCCGCAATAATGGGCTGATTGAAGTGCCGATGGGTATTACTCTCCGGGAAATTGTCGAGGAGATGGGGGGTGGTGTTCCCGATGGTCAAGTAAAAGCGGTACAAACCGGCGGCCCCTCTGGGGGTTGTATTCCCGCTAATTTACTCGATACTCCCGTGGATTACGAATCCTTAGCCAAACTCGGTTCGATGATGGGATCCGGGGGGATGGTGGTTATGGATGATACCACCAGCATGGTGGAAGTGGCGAAATTCTATATGGAATTCTGTCGCGAGGAGTCCTGTGGTAAATGTATCCCCTGTCGCACGGGAACAGTACAAATGTTTGAATTATTGGCCAAAATTATCGCTCGAAAGGCCGATATTCACGACCTCGAAAACCTAGAACATCTCTGTCAAATGGTCAAGGAAACCAGTCTTTGTGGTCTTGGTCAAAGCGCTCCCAATCCGATTTTAAGTACCCTAAAGTATTTTAAGGAGGAATATCTGGCTCTGTTACAGGAAATCAAGCACCCCGTCTCTGTTTGA
- the tnpA gene encoding IS200/IS605 family transposase, which translates to MSSRLRKERNSVSDLKIHLVCVTKYRRKVFTGKSLTLVEKSFKSLTLVEKSFREVAEKMNFQILEFNGESDHVHALIEYPPKLSISVMVNSLKGVSSRRYGQAGYPKPYGKDALWSPSYFVSSVGGAPLEVLKCYIKNQEKPS; encoded by the coding sequence ATGTCAAGTCGGTTGCGAAAAGAAAGAAACTCTGTTTCCGATTTAAAGATACACTTGGTCTGTGTGACAAAATACAGAAGAAAGGTTTTTACTGGTAAAAGTCTGACTTTGGTTGAAAAGTCTTTTAAAAGTCTGACTTTGGTTGAAAAATCTTTTAGAGAAGTTGCGGAAAAGATGAATTTTCAGATATTGGAATTTAATGGGGAGTCTGATCATGTACACGCATTGATTGAATACCCACCGAAACTATCTATTTCCGTGATGGTCAATTCTTTAAAGGGAGTCTCTAGTCGCAGGTATGGACAAGCTGGTTATCCTAAACCGTACGGGAAAGACGCTCTTTGGTCGCCCAGTTATTTTGTATCTTCTGTAGGAGGTGCGCCACTGGAAGTTCTTAAGTGCTACATTAAAAATCAGGAAAAGCCGTCGTAA
- a CDS encoding Tic20 family protein, translated as MTWRGSTDTKDRIFAALVYLLPLYSAFAFGIFIFQQIPFLGAALAIALYPLAFLYSSLGSFGSLIIFFVLFFAVVRNPRISHFIRFNTMQAILIEILVYLLGLVLGFVARGLGANLVVETLFNVVFLGAFAACVYSIIQSVIGKYADIPTISEAAYSQVGG; from the coding sequence ATGACTTGGCGCGGCTCAACCGATACAAAAGATCGCATTTTTGCAGCTTTAGTATATCTTTTACCCTTATATTCGGCTTTTGCCTTCGGGATCTTTATCTTTCAGCAAATTCCTTTTTTAGGAGCGGCCTTAGCAATAGCCTTATATCCCTTAGCTTTTCTCTATAGTTCTCTGGGAAGCTTTGGCAGTTTAATTATCTTTTTCGTCCTCTTTTTCGCCGTGGTACGCAATCCCCGCATCAGTCATTTTATCCGCTTTAACACCATGCAGGCGATTTTAATCGAGATTTTGGTGTATTTATTGGGATTGGTCTTAGGTTTCGTCGCTAGGGGTTTAGGGGCGAATTTAGTGGTAGAAACTCTTTTTAACGTCGTCTTTTTGGGAGCATTTGCCGCCTGTGTTTACAGCATTATACAGTCGGTTATCGGCAAATACGCCGATATTCCCACAATTTCCGAGGCGGCCTATTCCCAGGTGGGAGGTTAG
- a CDS encoding gluconeogenesis factor YvcK family protein: MSPFKQTLRELNAQKGKIAASVGRKTPKRVNRWFKWLSPGLFVKRWLLISLSGVFLTSFGLAIWVKLTPVNRFLEFVSQALETIARLVPNSVSGPLAVLLGVFLLFWGQSRTVETITEALQPDASEELVDLLRTHRRLHRGPKIVAIGGGTGLSTLLRGLKQYSSNITAIVTVADDGGSSGRLRREMGILPPGDIRNCIAALADEEKLLTELFQYRFHAGDGLSGHSFGNLFISAMTEITGDLEQAIDASAKVLAIRGKVLPATLTDVSLWAKLADGRIIEGESKITEAMGQIRQIGCHPADPVALPAALAAIKEADYIIIGPGSLYTSIIPNLLVPAIRQALAQVTVPRVYVCNIMTQPGETDNYSVADHIRAIEKVCEERVFDAVLAQRTAPSPQSLQLYAQEHSHPVFLDREEVGKMGYRIVLANVMAEDEVTAKVSHDPQRLARVLWRWYAKK; this comes from the coding sequence ATGAGTCCATTTAAACAGACGCTACGGGAACTCAACGCTCAGAAGGGGAAAATAGCCGCTTCTGTGGGCAGAAAAACGCCTAAACGAGTTAATCGTTGGTTTAAATGGCTTTCTCCCGGTCTTTTTGTCAAACGCTGGCTTTTAATCAGTTTAAGCGGCGTTTTTCTCACCTCCTTCGGTTTGGCTATTTGGGTAAAATTAACCCCAGTTAATCGCTTTTTAGAGTTTGTTTCCCAAGCATTAGAAACGATCGCCCGTTTGGTCCCCAATTCTGTTTCCGGGCCGCTGGCGGTTTTGTTGGGTGTCTTTTTGTTATTCTGGGGTCAGAGTCGCACCGTGGAAACGATTACAGAAGCACTACAACCGGACGCATCGGAGGAATTAGTTGATCTCCTACGCACCCATCGTCGTCTCCATCGCGGTCCGAAAATTGTGGCCATCGGTGGAGGTACAGGTTTATCGACGCTTTTACGGGGTTTAAAACAGTATAGTTCCAATATCACCGCTATTGTCACCGTAGCTGATGATGGCGGTTCTTCGGGCCGATTACGTCGGGAAATGGGCATTTTACCCCCGGGGGATATTCGCAATTGTATCGCCGCTTTAGCCGATGAGGAAAAGTTATTAACGGAATTGTTTCAATATCGCTTTCATGCCGGGGATGGTTTATCGGGCCACAGTTTTGGTAATTTATTTATCAGCGCTATGACCGAGATTACTGGGGATCTGGAACAGGCGATCGATGCTAGTGCCAAAGTTTTGGCCATTCGCGGTAAAGTGCTACCTGCTACCCTTACCGATGTTAGTCTCTGGGCTAAGTTAGCCGATGGGCGCATTATTGAGGGAGAATCGAAGATAACCGAAGCTATGGGGCAAATTCGTCAGATTGGCTGTCATCCTGCCGATCCGGTCGCTTTACCGGCTGCTTTAGCGGCAATCAAGGAGGCAGATTATATTATTATCGGGCCGGGTAGTCTTTATACCAGTATTATCCCTAATTTGTTGGTTCCCGCAATTCGTCAGGCCCTAGCACAGGTGACAGTCCCCCGTGTCTATGTTTGTAATATTATGACCCAGCCGGGGGAAACGGATAATTATTCGGTGGCTGATCATATTCGGGCGATCGAAAAAGTCTGCGAGGAACGCGTCTTTGATGCGGTTTTGGCCCAAAGAACTGCACCATCGCCCCAATCTCTGCAATTATACGCCCAAGAGCATAGTCATCCTGTGTTTTTAGACCGCGAGGAGGTGGGAAAAATGGGTTATCGCATTGTTTTAGCGAATGTAATGGCAGAAGATGAAGTTACTGCCAAAGTTAGTCATGATCCCCAACGTTTAGCGCGAGTTTTATGGCGCTGGTATGCTAAAAAGTGA
- the psb34 gene encoding photosystem II assembly protein Psb34 — translation MHYSTKSNQETGATVYSPSDGSELIPAEVKLDINGQNYQSLNIPLPEGYTVDDEGIINNYGSEPKIYLSKSPSLEQQKWYILQGVGAVLLVALVLLITFSVS, via the coding sequence ATGCACTACTCTACTAAATCTAATCAAGAGACAGGTGCGACAGTCTATTCCCCAAGCGATGGAAGTGAATTAATTCCTGCTGAGGTTAAACTAGATATAAACGGGCAAAACTATCAATCACTTAATATACCTCTCCCAGAGGGCTATACAGTAGATGATGAAGGAATCATCAATAACTATGGTAGCGAACCCAAGATTTATCTATCAAAATCCCCATCTTTAGAACAGCAAAAATGGTATATTTTGCAAGGAGTAGGGGCGGTTTTGTTGGTTGCTTTGGTGTTATTAATCACCTTTTCCGTTAGCTAG
- a CDS encoding DUF3134 family protein → MKFNPSLSQEPRYQAIPVMQITSKETLLHWLERTGRLKLRQSDAHPDLQILEELDDIIDPDNYAIEEEEE, encoded by the coding sequence ATGAAATTTAATCCTTCTCTTAGTCAAGAACCTCGCTATCAGGCAATTCCTGTTATGCAGATAACTTCCAAAGAAACCCTTCTCCATTGGTTAGAACGGACAGGAAGATTAAAATTACGTCAATCTGATGCTCATCCCGATTTGCAAATTTTAGAAGAATTAGACGATATTATCGATCCAGATAATTATGCTATAGAAGAAGAAGAAGAATAA
- a CDS encoding DUF1611 domain-containing protein: MKFQLSNIQEIKKVVSTKKTALIYCENQFGRVDGKTAAGLIRQSEIYTIVGVLDSSLAGKDAGEALGDKKNHIPIFANLQTALEKLRDVPNCYIYGKAPLEAFIPPLERLLILEAMAQGMEIINGLHQFFSEDLEFREQASQYGVQITDIRKPPQLADLHVFTGQISQVNIPVIAFLGTDCACGKMTTAVAVNQTLQGLGIKSVLVATGQTSLMQGARYGVSIDALVSQFVIGEIENAVVQAFEQEKPDIILVEGQSSLSHPAFMSSVGILKGSRPDGIILQHPPARKFRCDFPHLAMPKLQEEISLIEAISPTKVIAIAINHENLTAAATERIIAKYERDFQLPTTDVLLHGCEKLVQALCDRFPKLNRKIKGEILAAIPAIGSK, encoded by the coding sequence GTGAAATTTCAATTATCTAATATTCAGGAGATTAAGAAAGTGGTATCAACGAAAAAAACGGCTTTAATTTACTGTGAAAATCAGTTTGGACGTGTGGACGGAAAAACGGCAGCTGGCTTGATCAGACAATCAGAAATATATACAATTGTTGGAGTGCTGGATAGTTCCTTAGCGGGAAAAGATGCGGGAGAAGCATTAGGAGACAAAAAAAATCATATTCCCATTTTTGCCAATTTACAAACAGCCTTAGAAAAACTTAGAGATGTTCCCAATTGTTATATCTACGGCAAAGCACCCTTAGAAGCGTTTATTCCCCCCCTAGAAAGACTGCTAATTTTAGAAGCAATGGCACAAGGAATGGAGATTATTAATGGTTTGCATCAATTCTTCTCCGAGGATTTAGAATTTAGGGAGCAAGCTAGTCAGTATGGTGTGCAAATTACAGACATTCGTAAACCACCACAATTAGCTGATCTTCATGTATTTACTGGGCAAATTTCCCAAGTAAATATACCCGTTATTGCCTTTTTAGGAACCGATTGTGCTTGCGGAAAAATGACCACTGCGGTGGCAGTTAATCAAACTCTCCAAGGCTTGGGTATTAAGTCTGTCTTAGTCGCTACTGGACAAACTAGCTTGATGCAGGGAGCAAGATATGGGGTTTCGATCGATGCTTTGGTTTCTCAATTTGTCATCGGTGAAATTGAAAATGCTGTGGTTCAAGCTTTTGAGCAAGAAAAACCCGATATTATTTTAGTGGAAGGACAAAGTTCTCTGAGTCATCCTGCTTTTATGAGTTCCGTGGGAATTTTGAAAGGAAGTAGGCCCGATGGGATTATTTTACAACATCCCCCAGCCCGAAAATTTCGCTGTGATTTTCCTCATTTAGCCATGCCAAAATTACAGGAAGAAATTTCACTAATTGAGGCAATTTCTCCCACTAAAGTTATCGCTATTGCGATTAATCACGAAAATCTCACCGCAGCAGCCACTGAGCGTATTATTGCCAAATATGAGCGAGATTTTCAGTTACCGACTACTGATGTTTTGTTACACGGATGTGAGAAATTAGTCCAAGCTTTATGCGATCGCTTTCCGAAATTAAACCGGAAAATCAAAGGGGAAATTTTAGCTGCAATTCCCGCAATTGGGAGCAAATAG